The nucleotide window GCCAGCACCAATGTCAACACGACCAAGCCAAAAAATTTAGCTATTTTTTTCGGAGATAAATAAATCTGAAGGGGAGTTAGTTGATTACTCATTTTTTTATTAATAATCTTGAGTCATAGCCTCAGAAAAACTGGTACAAGTGTTTCTTAACTTATTTTTAGTTTTTTCTTAAACTTTTTAGTATAAATAGCATAAAAATTTAAAATGTAACATCTGTTTTAAAAGGGTTGACAAAAAATCAATAATGTGTTTGGTAAAAGAAGGGTAGATTAAAATAGGCCATTCTGAAGAGTAAAAATTAGATTTTAAGAAAATTTTGGGATTTTTATGGCTATTAAAGCATAAATTAAGCAATTTTTGAGTGTTATATAGCCCAAAAAAGCGATCGCTAATAATTGAACAGACCAAAAGCTCAGACAGATGGTAAAATGCAGATTACTCTGTAGGTCATAACATAGGTCTAAAGTGGTTCAAGCATCCCTATCTTCACCCATTACCCCTCCTAAAGATACCCAAGCTTTACAAGAATGGCTTCATCAACTGGCCGATCGCATTATCTCAGGATATCGTATTACTAAAGTAGAAGCCCTGGCCTTAACCGAAATCGAAGGGCAAGATCAGATACTCCTATTGTGTGAAGCGGCTGATCGCATTCGTCAAGCCTGTTGCGGTAATAGGGTTGATTTATGTAGCATTATCAATATAAAATCCGGCCACTGTTCGGAAAATTGTAGCTTTTGTTCTCAATCTGTCCATCATCCGGGTCAAGATTCCCCAGTCTATGGACTCAAAACCTCAGAAGAAATTGTACAACAAGCCAAAGCCGCCGCCGCCGCCGGTGCTAAACGGTTTTGTTTAGTCAGTCAAGGACGAGGATTAAAATACAATAGCCCCAAATCTAAAGAATTTGCAGAAATTTTAGCCACTGTAAAACGCATCACCACAGAAGCCAAGATCAAACCCTGTTGCGCCTTAGGAGAATTAACCCTCGAACAAGCACAGGCATTAAAAGAAGCCGGTGTTACCCGTTATAACCATAATTTAGAAGCCTCAGCAACATTTTACCCCCAAATTGTCACGACTCATACCTGGGCCGATCGCGTGGAAACGGTAAAAAATCTTAAAGCCGCCGGCATTCAAGCCTGTACCGGTGGCATTATTGGTATGGGAGAAAGTTGGGAAGACCGGATCGATTTAGCCCTATCTTTACGAGACTTAGAGGTAGATTCTGTGCCGATTAATCTCCTTAACCCCAGACAAGGGACTCCCTTAGGCCATCTCCCCAAACTTGACCCGTTTGAAGCGTTACAGGCGATCGCTATTTTCCGCTTTATTTTACCGCAACAAATCCTCCGCTATGCAGGAGGACGAGAGGCCATCATGGGAGAGTTGCAAAGTTTAGGGTTAAAAGCGGGAATTAATGCTATGCTAATTGGACATTATCTGACCACTTTGGGACAATCTCCCCAACAAGATCAGGCCATGTTAAAATCTCTAGGGTTAGAGGGAGGTGAAGCCCCAATTCCCGGTGAATACCAACCCTAACCACAAACCCAAAACCGATAAGAATACTAACGATCAAAAACCTCGAAAAACGGTGAATCTTGCCAATGAATTTCTTTGGGCGTTAATTGGGTTACTTTTAACCATTTTTAGCACCTTTTTACCTGCCTTTACCACTAATGTACCTTGGACTTGGTCGAGTGATGGAGTGGTTTCTCAACCTTTGGGAGTGACTTACCAAATAGGGGCGGTACTCCTAACGGGATGTTTAGGGGGAAAAAATGCAGGGGCTTTGGCACAAATTGCTTATGTTATTCTAGGCTTAACTTGGTTACCGGTGTTTGCTCATGGGGGCGATTGGGAGTATTTAAAAGAACCGAGTTTTGGGTATATTCTGGGGTTTATTCCTGGGGCTTGGGTCTGCGGGTTGATGGCTTTTCGCACAAGAACTAAGATAGAGACATTAGCCTTTAGTGCGATTTGTGGCTTACTCGTGATTCATCTGTGTGGCTTAGTTTATCTAATCGGTTTAGCTTTATTTAATCCGGCTAACGGTGATCTTATTTCCCTGGCCAATTTACCCTCTTTTATGCTCAATTATTCTCTTATTCCTATACCCGGTCAGTTAGTTATTGTCTGTGTTATTACTGCGATCGCTTATTTTTTGCGTCTGATATTATTTTATTAATTAGAGTGTGTTAATATACCCAATTCAGTTTTTATCTATTCTTCTGCTTACTGCCCTCTGCCCTCTGCCTCCTGCTATATGAATTAATCCTAAAAAATGATGAAAAAAAATCGCTGGTTTTGGCTAGTTGCTATTATTGGGTTAGGGTTAGATCAACTGACCAAGTATATAACGGTACAAAGTTTTGAGACTATAGGAGATACTTTTGGGTTATGGCCTGGGGTATTTCATTTAACTTATGTGATTAATACGGGGGCTGCATTTAGTTTTTTTAAAGGAGGGGCAGTCTGGTTACGGTGGTTATCTTTAGCCGTCAGTTTGGGGTTAATTTTTTTGGGATGGTATGCCCCAAGAATGAGAATAGTTGAACAATTGGGATATGGGTTTATTTTAGCGGGGGCTTTGGGGAATGGGATAGACCGGTTTTTATTTGGATATGTGGTGGATTTTTTAGATTTTCGGTTAATTAATTTTCCGGTTTTTAATTTGGCTGATACGTTTATTAATATAGGAATATTTTTTCTCTTACTGGCTAGTTTTCCTCCTAAATCAAGTTCTCAAAAAAACACATCCCAATAAAATAACATTCAGTAAAATATTTTCTAAGTTAGTCTTTATCATAAATGGATTATTAAATAATCTGGAAGGCAAAAAATTTAGTAAAATAGATTATAAAGTTATCTAATTTAGTAATAGTCTATAAATAATGAGAGAATTAGATCAGCAGCAATTCAACAGTTCACAAGATTGGCAAAACAAAGTTATCCTAAGTGATTGTTTGCAGAGCTTGAGGGCAATGCCTTCTCATCTGGTTGATTTAATTGTTACGTCTCCTCCCTATGCTGATAGTCGGAAAAAAACTTATGGTGGAATTAGTCCAGATGATTATGTAAATTGGTTTTTACCAATTTCTCAAGAATTGAAAAGAATTCTTAAGCCCGATGGAACATTTATCCTTAATATAAAAGAAAAAGTGGTTAATGGAGAAAGACATAATTATGTTATTAAATTAATTTTAGAACTCCAAAAACAAGGTTGGTTATGGACAGA belongs to Gloeothece citriformis PCC 7424 and includes:
- the bioB gene encoding biotin synthase BioB; translation: MVQASLSSPITPPKDTQALQEWLHQLADRIISGYRITKVEALALTEIEGQDQILLLCEAADRIRQACCGNRVDLCSIINIKSGHCSENCSFCSQSVHHPGQDSPVYGLKTSEEIVQQAKAAAAAGAKRFCLVSQGRGLKYNSPKSKEFAEILATVKRITTEAKIKPCCALGELTLEQAQALKEAGVTRYNHNLEASATFYPQIVTTHTWADRVETVKNLKAAGIQACTGGIIGMGESWEDRIDLALSLRDLEVDSVPINLLNPRQGTPLGHLPKLDPFEALQAIAIFRFILPQQILRYAGGREAIMGELQSLGLKAGINAMLIGHYLTTLGQSPQQDQAMLKSLGLEGGEAPIPGEYQP
- a CDS encoding biotin transporter BioY; the protein is MNTNPNHKPKTDKNTNDQKPRKTVNLANEFLWALIGLLLTIFSTFLPAFTTNVPWTWSSDGVVSQPLGVTYQIGAVLLTGCLGGKNAGALAQIAYVILGLTWLPVFAHGGDWEYLKEPSFGYILGFIPGAWVCGLMAFRTRTKIETLAFSAICGLLVIHLCGLVYLIGLALFNPANGDLISLANLPSFMLNYSLIPIPGQLVIVCVITAIAYFLRLILFY
- the lspA gene encoding signal peptidase II, producing MMKKNRWFWLVAIIGLGLDQLTKYITVQSFETIGDTFGLWPGVFHLTYVINTGAAFSFFKGGAVWLRWLSLAVSLGLIFLGWYAPRMRIVEQLGYGFILAGALGNGIDRFLFGYVVDFLDFRLINFPVFNLADTFINIGIFFLLLASFPPKSSSQKNTSQ